Part of the Amblyomma americanum isolate KBUSLIRL-KWMA chromosome 7, ASM5285725v1, whole genome shotgun sequence genome, GCCGTTTCAGGCATTTCTCAAAGAGAATGTGATTGCTTTTTAACACTGTACATGCCTCGCTGGTTCACCTATTGTCGCATAGTTTACGATGTCGCTTAAGGACCGAAATTTCTTGAAGCAATAAAACTTGGACAGACCTGCCTGCGAGTGTTCTAGCATTGAACGTTGGATGTTTGTTGTTCATAGTTAGGGTACACCCTTCTGTGCATCAGTTAAGTCAACAATCGTTCTCCTTTGGGACCACGTAGGCTGTGTTCCCAGTACAATCGCAGCCCTTTTGCGCGCGCCACAGATGAGCCCGTTTGGCGACGTAGAAGCGGCACGCATGCTCCGTAGCTGCGCCGTGTACGGATACGCGCGGTTGCAGTGGCCCACGCTCCAGGCCGTGGACGTGCCCCTCTCGTGCGATGCCTTCTCGGTCACCGTGCTGCTGCCTTCGGGGAGCCTCGACGAACTCTGCCACAACTTGACCGCAGAGGTGGGCGCCTTGTACCGCCATGCTTCACGCCGATCACCTGACGCTGTTTTACCATCGCAGAGCTATTCTTGGCTGAAAGTTTTCATCCAACAAAACCACAGCTTGTGTTaattgtgaaaaataaaaacgagaaGCCTCTCTTTCCTCCCACAGACCGCACTGAGGAATGCGGCCTCCTGTTCTAGGGTAGCCATAGGGTACACCAGTGACACGTCCAACTGTGCTGTGGGTAGGTCGCTTCAAGGTGCACTCGCTGGGGGCTGAAAATAAGTAATTTTCATAGTGGCGGCTCTCAGGCCATATTTTACGAAGAGCGAAGAGAGTAAAAAAACAGCTGTGTCAAGCACTCCAGGTGAAAACCAAAAATACTTATACACGCTTTAGCGACACCAAGATGTACAATCGCGCTGAGAATAATGTCGACGATGCTTCCGCTTTCAATTTATTTTGTCGCTTTGCGTTTCCGTAAATATAAAGGTTCGTTCGCGCCATctaaaaacaaaaagctaatatAATTTGCATACGCATCAAATATTTAATGTTTTTGCACCGTCTTCAGTCGACGTGTGGTCCATATTTATCTACCTGCGACGGTATATGTATCTACAGGAAAACGAAGGCAAAATGCTTAGTTAATTACGACCGAGAACGTAGCACTGGAATCCACGAGGAAAATTCTGCTGACTGAAGGAACGTTTGTTTGAAGCACTTTAGGTGACCTTTGGCATTATTAGGCTCTTGTACAAGGTTGCCATAAGCGTGACTCGAAACGCTGTACTCCGATGAAATTCCTCGATCTCTGAAGGTTCTAGCCATGAAAGCTTCAACGTACCGGATGCCTCAGGTGGCACCAAAAAATAGCAAGCTGCATCCCCATGCCTCTAAAGAGGTCAGCTCACTTCTCTAGAGCGCTCAAGTGGTGATGTGTGCCGGaatgaaaaatatttttaagagaCAATACTGGCACTAGAGCGCAACCAAATATATTGACAACCAAATCAATACAGTTCATTCCATGTACTTTCCAGCACACCACTCGAGCACACAGACAAGCTTTCTCACTACTGTACTGATATGCGGAGCTCGTCGGAGGCCTATTTAGCTTAGCAATGATCAAAATGCGCCCCGGGGCCGCAAGTTGCGTTCTGACGTTGGCCTGACGTTGGTCAGACGTTGGCCCGACGTTGGCCCGACGTTGGTCCCACGTTGGCTCATGCGTGCCGACGGCCGCCTTCGCAGGTCCTGGAGCACGTGTTCTCGGACCTGCGCAGCTGTCGGCGCCGATTGGTCCTTGAGCTGCCGGTGGTCAGCACCGAGACCGGTTCGAACCTCGGGCCCGTGTTGCGCGAGATGGGCGTGCGGCAGGCTTTCGGGCGGGATGCCGCTTTCCAGCGGATTACCCCAACCTCGCATGCCCCGCTTTCGTGGGCCATGCATCGGGCGCGGCTGGATATTGTGGTGCGTGCGTGCAGTTAGAAAGACTTAATGCGAGCATGCAGAAAACGGGAGAGTAACACAAGATGCATGAGCGCTCTTTTCAACAAGGAACATGCTAGTAACCCGTGTAAGAAACTCTCGTATTTATAGGAGACATGATGCAACTTTTGGTTGATATTCGAACATGTCGAGGTGTAAGCTGCCGGCACTACCGTTCGTCTAGCCGGCACCTCAGATCTTTATCACGGCGCGTAACGGTGAAATCAGGAAGATTACGATAATAGACACAATGTTTGTGCCCTccctcctccctctctctcttcctccctcCACAGTGAAATTGTCGCCTGCCAGGCTTTTCCCATGAGCAGCGCACCGCTCCAGCTGCTGTCTTTCCCTTCCCCGCCGGTCAGTGTCAGCTGTGTGACAGGGGCAGAGGTTTAATCTTTAGTGGCATGTATTCTCAGTGCGTGGAAGATGACAACAGCCCTTCCGTTGTATACAGG contains:
- the LOC144097942 gene encoding serpin B3-like, giving the protein MRFSSLKMSPFGDVEAARMLRSCAVYGYARLQWPTLQAVDVPLSCDAFSVTVLLPSGSLDELCHNLTAEVLEHVFSDLRSCRRRLVLELPVVSTETGSNLGPVLREMGVRQAFGRDAAFQRITPTSHAPLSWAMHRARLDIVARDARSIVSRAYRHVVDNITSTSGEALPDVVLLVNQPFVLCVRKLDIVVLLACIQNVCLSSP